From the Gadus chalcogrammus isolate NIFS_2021 chromosome 15, NIFS_Gcha_1.0, whole genome shotgun sequence genome, one window contains:
- the mrps6 gene encoding 28S ribosomal protein S6, mitochondrial — MPRYELSLILKVMQRPETVATLRRTVETLMERGAVVRDLEHLGERLLPYKISKHNQRHERGAYFLIDFYAAPNIYKGLLDHLYRDVDVVRPTLLKKDEVVAKGPCCGDDSSKSQKAVSK, encoded by the coding sequence ATGCCTCGCTATGAACTGTCGCTTATACTCAAGGTGATGCAGAGACCCGAAACTGTGGCCACCCTGCGACGGACGGTGGAGACCTTGATGGAGCGCGGCGCCGTGGTCAGGGACCTCGAGCACCTGGGAGAGAGACTGCTGCCCTACAAGATCTCCAAACACAACCAGCGGCACGAACGCGGTGCATACTTCTTGATAGACTTTTACGCAGCGCCTAACATCTATAAGGGTCTGCTGGATCATTTGTACCGGGATGTGGACGTAGTGAGACCGACGCTCTTGAAGAAGGATGAGGTGGTGGCCAAAGGACCCTGCTGTGGGGACGATTCATCAAAGTCCCAGAAAGCCGTCAGTAAATAG
- the nolc1 gene encoding nucleolar and coiled-body phosphoprotein 1 isoform X2 encodes MAENKSVPSDLYKSVYSFLLENKFAKAAQQFLKQTKVNPQDENEERLLDIYNFWAKSPEAKKRKAIPGSAKATNGPAAKKAKGAAESSSSEDSSDEEVEAAAAKTTPAVVKAVPAKAAAAKAASSSSEDSSEDEAPPAKKAAKATPAKATPAKAPAPTPAVAAAARKKDASSSSEESDSEDEKAPKAPATKPKAAAATTPKAAVAAKATPKKKESSSEDSSSDSEDKEPAKAAVKPAPKKPAAPAKPAAVAAKSSSEDSSEEEAAPPAKKPKAGAYSAVPPPAPAVAAAAAAPPPKAKDDSSSDSSDEEEAAPAKPAPVKTTPAKPKTPAKKAASSDSSDSSSDEEEVKKKPVAKKTPVKTTPAKAAPAKEDSSSSSEEEEEVKKTPAKATPAKAAAAKPAPAKATPAKATPAKESSSEDSSSDEEEAAAAVKKPVAKATPAKTPPAKAVPAKKDSSSEDSSSEDEAPAKPAAKPAAKPAAKPAKPAATSTPKAPAKAAESSSDSSSEEDEPAKAKPASKPATPAAAKPAAAAKPAAAAKPAAESSSDSSSEDEAPAKAKAKPAAAKPAASKPATPVATPAAAAESSSSEEEEEAAKPAAKSPAAKSPAVAKPAAAPAKKAAESSSDSSSEEEEEAAKPAAKSPAAKSPAVAKPAAAPAKKAAESSSDSSEEEEEAAAAVKPAAKSSAAKSPVAKPAPVKKAAESSSDSSDSETEAPAKATPAKATPAKATPAKATPAKATPAKATPAKATPAKATPAKAAAKPKESSSSDSSSEEEAAPAKATPAKTTPAKATPAKATPAKAAAKAKSSSSDSSSEDEAPPAKSTPAVTPKSTPAVTPKSTPKAKAKAASSSEDSSSDEEAAAAPKAATAPSTPVTNGINGKSKADDSSESEEEEEEKTPKTKKVITTPQTFPKVHAKNKRGRD; translated from the exons ATGGCGGAGAATAAATCAGTCCCCAGCGATCTTTACAAATCCGTGTACTCCTTTCTGCTGGAAAACAAATTCGCCAAGGCGGCCCAGCAGTTTCTGAAGCAGACTAAAGTG AACCCGCAGGATGAAAATGAGGAGAGATTACTCGACATCTACAACTTTTGGGCAAA GTCTCCCGAGGCAAAGAAACGAAAGGCAATTCCCGGCTCTGCTAAAGCCACCAACGGACCTGCCGCAAAGAAAGCGAAGGGTGCTGCAGAAAGCTCCAGTAGTGAAGACTCCAGCGATGAGGAGGTGGAAGCGGCTGCCGCTAAGACCACCCCGGCAG TTGTGAAGGCTGTGCCTGCTAAAGCTGCAGCTGCCAAAGCCGCATCGAGCAGCAGCGAGGATTCCAGTGAGGATGAGGCTCCACCTGCAAAGAAAGCTGCTAAGGCCACACCTGCTAAGGCCACACCTGCAAAG GCTCCAGCCCCGACTCCCGcggtagcagcagcagccaggaaGAAGGACGCCAGCTCCAGCAGTGAGGAGTCTGACTCTGAGGATGAGAAGGCCCCCAAAGCCCCCGCCACCA AACCGAAGGCTGCAGCAGCCACAACACCGAAGGCTGCTGTGGCGGCTAAAGCGACACCGAAAAAGAAGGAAAGCAGCAGCGAGGACAGCTCTTCAGACTCTGAGGACAAGGAACCCGCCAAG GCTGCAGTCAAGCCGGCGCCTAAGAAGCCTGCAGCACCTGCTAAACCCGCTGCCGTCGCTGCAAAATCTAGCAGCGAGGACTcgtcggaggaggaggcggctcCTCCCGCCAAGAAGCCCAAAGCAG GAGCGTACAGCGCTGTCCCGCCACCTGCTCCCGCcgtcgcagcagcagcagccgccccCCCACCCAAGGCCAAGGACGACAGCTCTTCAGACAGCAGCGACGAGGAAGAGGCGGCACCAG CTAAACCGGCCCCCGTCAAGACCACCCCGGCCAAACCCAAAACCCCTGCGAAGAAGGCGGCCAGCTCTGACAGTTCAG ACTCCAGCTCTGATGAAGAGGAAGTGAAGAAGAAGCCCGTAGCCAAAAAGACCCCAGTGAAGACTACCCCGGCTAAGGCTGCTCCTGCGAAGGAAGACTCTTCCTCAAGttccgaggaggaagaggaggtgaagaagaccCCAGCAAAGGCGACTCCTGCTAAAGCCGCCGCAGCTAAACCTGCGCCGGCTAAAGCCACACCTGCTAAAGCCACGCCCGCTAAAGAGTCTTCCTCTGAAGACTCCAGCTCAGATgaagaggaggcggcggcggcagtgAAAAAGCCCGTGGCCAAGGCCACTCCAGCGAAGACCCCGCCGGCCAAGGCGGTCCCCGCGAAGAAGGACTCCTCCAGCGAAG acagcAGCTCTGAAGACGAGGCCCCAGCTAAGCCCGCTGCTAAGCCCGCTGCCAAGCCTGCAGCCAAGCCTGCCAAGCCCGCCGCCACCTCCACGCCCAAAGCCCCGGCCAAGGCGGCAGAGAGCAGCTCAGACTCGTCATCCGAAGAGGACGAGCCTGCAAAGGCTAAACCAGCCTCCAAGCCCGCCACGCCTGCCGCCGCCAAGCCTGCTGCCGCCGCcaagcccgccgccgccgccaagcCTGCTGCAGAGAGCAGCTCTGACTCGTCCTCTGAGGATGAAGCTCCTGCTAAGGCCAAGGCCAAGCCCGCAGCGGCTAAACCAGCGGCCTCCAAGCCGGCCACCCCGGTAGCAAcgccagctgctgctgcagagagcagctcctctgaggaggaggaagaggcggccAAGCCTGCGGCCAAGTCACCTGCAGCCAAGTCACCTGCTGTGGCCAAGCCGGCGGCGGCCCCGGCCAAGAAGGCTGCAGAGAGCAGCTCCGACAGctcctctgaggaggaggaagaggcggccAAGCCCGCGGCCAAGTCACCTGCAGCCAAGTCACCTGCAGTGGCCAAGCCAGCTGCGGCCCCGGCCAAGAAGGCTGCAGAGAGCAGCTCCGAcagctcggaggaggaggaggaggcggcggcggcggtcaagCCTGCAGCAAAGTCATCTGCTGCTAAGTCACCTGTGGCCAAGCCAGCCCCTGTGAAGaaggcagcagagagcagctccgACTCCTCTGATTCTGAGACGGAGGCCCCGGCCAAGGCCACCCCGGCCAAGGCCACCCCGGCCAAGGCCACCCCGGCCAAGGCCACCCCGGCCAAGGCCACCCCGGCCAAGGCCACCCCGGCCAAGGCCACCCCGGCCAAGGCCACCCCGGCCAAGGCAGCAGCCAAGCCCAAGGAGTCTTCCTCCAGCGACAGCAGCTCCGAGGAAGAGGCGGCCCCCGCTAAGGCCACCCCGGCCAAGACCACCCCCGCTAAGGCCACCCCCGCTAAGGCCACCCCGGCCAAGGCAGCAGCCAAGGCCAAGTCGTCCTCCAGCGACAGCAGCTCCGAAGACGAGGCACCGCCGGCCAAGAGCACCCCGGCTGTCACTCCCAAGAGCACCCCGGCTGTCACCCCCAAGAGCACCCCGAAAGCCAAGGCTAAAGCCGCCAGCAGCTCCGAAGACAGTTCCTCAGacgaggaggcggcggcggcgcccaaGGCAGCCACGGCCCCCAGTACACCGGTCACAAACG GAATAAACGGTAAGAGTAAAGCAGATGACTCTTctgagagtgaggaggaggaggaagaaaagacCCCCAAAACAAAGAAGGTCATAACGACGCCACAAACTTTCCCCAAAGTCCACGCAAAG Aataagagaggaagagattga
- the nolc1 gene encoding nucleolar and coiled-body phosphoprotein 1 isoform X1, with amino-acid sequence MAENKSVPSDLYKSVYSFLLENKFAKAAQQFLKQTKVNPQDENEERLLDIYNFWAKSPEAKKRKAIPGSAKATNGPAAKKAKGAAESSSSEDSSDEEVEAAAAKTTPAVVKAVPAKAAAAKAASSSSEDSSEDEAPPAKKAAKATPAKATPAKAPAPTPAVAAAARKKDASSSSEESDSEDEKAPKAPATKPKAAAATTPKAAVAAKATPKKKESSSEDSSSDSEDKEPAKAAVKPAPKKPAAPAKPAAVAAKSSSEDSSEEEAAPPAKKPKAGAYSAVPPPAPAVAAAAAAPPPKAKDDSSSDSSDEEEAAPAKPAPVKTTPAKPKTPAKKAASSDSSDSSSDEEEVKKKPVAKKTPVKTTPAKAAPAKEDSSSSSEEEEEVKKTPAKATPAKAAAAKPAPAKATPAKATPAKESSSEDSSSDEEEAAAAVKKPVAKATPAKTPPAKAVPAKKDSSSEDSSSEDEAPAKPAAKPAAKPAAKPAKPAATSTPKAPAKAAESSSDSSSEEDEPAKAKPASKPATPAAAKPAAAAKPAAAAKPAAESSSDSSSEDEAPAKAKAKPAAAKPAASKPATPVATPAAAAESSSSEEEEEAAKPAAKSPAAKSPAVAKPAAAPAKKAAESSSDSSSEEEEEAAKPAAKSPAAKSPAVAKPAAAPAKKAAESSSDSSEEEEEAAAAVKPAAKSSAAKSPVAKPAPVKKAAESSSDSSDSETEAPAKATPAKATPAKATPAKATPAKATPAKATPAKATPAKATPAKAAAKPKESSSSDSSSEEEAAPAKATPAKTTPAKATPAKATPAKAAAKAKSSSSDSSSEDEAPPAKSTPAVTPKSTPAVTPKSTPKAKAKAASSSEDSSSDEEAAAAPKAATAPSTPVTNGINGKSKADDSSESEEEEEEKTPKTKKVITTPQTFPKVHAKNVPFRRIREEEIEVDHRLANNSFDAKRGSNGDWGQKANDVLRYTKGKSFKHEKTKKKRGSYCGGAISTGINSIRFDSD; translated from the exons ATGGCGGAGAATAAATCAGTCCCCAGCGATCTTTACAAATCCGTGTACTCCTTTCTGCTGGAAAACAAATTCGCCAAGGCGGCCCAGCAGTTTCTGAAGCAGACTAAAGTG AACCCGCAGGATGAAAATGAGGAGAGATTACTCGACATCTACAACTTTTGGGCAAA GTCTCCCGAGGCAAAGAAACGAAAGGCAATTCCCGGCTCTGCTAAAGCCACCAACGGACCTGCCGCAAAGAAAGCGAAGGGTGCTGCAGAAAGCTCCAGTAGTGAAGACTCCAGCGATGAGGAGGTGGAAGCGGCTGCCGCTAAGACCACCCCGGCAG TTGTGAAGGCTGTGCCTGCTAAAGCTGCAGCTGCCAAAGCCGCATCGAGCAGCAGCGAGGATTCCAGTGAGGATGAGGCTCCACCTGCAAAGAAAGCTGCTAAGGCCACACCTGCTAAGGCCACACCTGCAAAG GCTCCAGCCCCGACTCCCGcggtagcagcagcagccaggaaGAAGGACGCCAGCTCCAGCAGTGAGGAGTCTGACTCTGAGGATGAGAAGGCCCCCAAAGCCCCCGCCACCA AACCGAAGGCTGCAGCAGCCACAACACCGAAGGCTGCTGTGGCGGCTAAAGCGACACCGAAAAAGAAGGAAAGCAGCAGCGAGGACAGCTCTTCAGACTCTGAGGACAAGGAACCCGCCAAG GCTGCAGTCAAGCCGGCGCCTAAGAAGCCTGCAGCACCTGCTAAACCCGCTGCCGTCGCTGCAAAATCTAGCAGCGAGGACTcgtcggaggaggaggcggctcCTCCCGCCAAGAAGCCCAAAGCAG GAGCGTACAGCGCTGTCCCGCCACCTGCTCCCGCcgtcgcagcagcagcagccgccccCCCACCCAAGGCCAAGGACGACAGCTCTTCAGACAGCAGCGACGAGGAAGAGGCGGCACCAG CTAAACCGGCCCCCGTCAAGACCACCCCGGCCAAACCCAAAACCCCTGCGAAGAAGGCGGCCAGCTCTGACAGTTCAG ACTCCAGCTCTGATGAAGAGGAAGTGAAGAAGAAGCCCGTAGCCAAAAAGACCCCAGTGAAGACTACCCCGGCTAAGGCTGCTCCTGCGAAGGAAGACTCTTCCTCAAGttccgaggaggaagaggaggtgaagaagaccCCAGCAAAGGCGACTCCTGCTAAAGCCGCCGCAGCTAAACCTGCGCCGGCTAAAGCCACACCTGCTAAAGCCACGCCCGCTAAAGAGTCTTCCTCTGAAGACTCCAGCTCAGATgaagaggaggcggcggcggcagtgAAAAAGCCCGTGGCCAAGGCCACTCCAGCGAAGACCCCGCCGGCCAAGGCGGTCCCCGCGAAGAAGGACTCCTCCAGCGAAG acagcAGCTCTGAAGACGAGGCCCCAGCTAAGCCCGCTGCTAAGCCCGCTGCCAAGCCTGCAGCCAAGCCTGCCAAGCCCGCCGCCACCTCCACGCCCAAAGCCCCGGCCAAGGCGGCAGAGAGCAGCTCAGACTCGTCATCCGAAGAGGACGAGCCTGCAAAGGCTAAACCAGCCTCCAAGCCCGCCACGCCTGCCGCCGCCAAGCCTGCTGCCGCCGCcaagcccgccgccgccgccaagcCTGCTGCAGAGAGCAGCTCTGACTCGTCCTCTGAGGATGAAGCTCCTGCTAAGGCCAAGGCCAAGCCCGCAGCGGCTAAACCAGCGGCCTCCAAGCCGGCCACCCCGGTAGCAAcgccagctgctgctgcagagagcagctcctctgaggaggaggaagaggcggccAAGCCTGCGGCCAAGTCACCTGCAGCCAAGTCACCTGCTGTGGCCAAGCCGGCGGCGGCCCCGGCCAAGAAGGCTGCAGAGAGCAGCTCCGACAGctcctctgaggaggaggaagaggcggccAAGCCCGCGGCCAAGTCACCTGCAGCCAAGTCACCTGCAGTGGCCAAGCCAGCTGCGGCCCCGGCCAAGAAGGCTGCAGAGAGCAGCTCCGAcagctcggaggaggaggaggaggcggcggcggcggtcaagCCTGCAGCAAAGTCATCTGCTGCTAAGTCACCTGTGGCCAAGCCAGCCCCTGTGAAGaaggcagcagagagcagctccgACTCCTCTGATTCTGAGACGGAGGCCCCGGCCAAGGCCACCCCGGCCAAGGCCACCCCGGCCAAGGCCACCCCGGCCAAGGCCACCCCGGCCAAGGCCACCCCGGCCAAGGCCACCCCGGCCAAGGCCACCCCGGCCAAGGCCACCCCGGCCAAGGCAGCAGCCAAGCCCAAGGAGTCTTCCTCCAGCGACAGCAGCTCCGAGGAAGAGGCGGCCCCCGCTAAGGCCACCCCGGCCAAGACCACCCCCGCTAAGGCCACCCCCGCTAAGGCCACCCCGGCCAAGGCAGCAGCCAAGGCCAAGTCGTCCTCCAGCGACAGCAGCTCCGAAGACGAGGCACCGCCGGCCAAGAGCACCCCGGCTGTCACTCCCAAGAGCACCCCGGCTGTCACCCCCAAGAGCACCCCGAAAGCCAAGGCTAAAGCCGCCAGCAGCTCCGAAGACAGTTCCTCAGacgaggaggcggcggcggcgcccaaGGCAGCCACGGCCCCCAGTACACCGGTCACAAACG GAATAAACGGTAAGAGTAAAGCAGATGACTCTTctgagagtgaggaggaggaggaagaaaagacCCCCAAAACAAAGAAGGTCATAACGACGCCACAAACTTTCCCCAAAGTCCACGCAAAG AATGTGCCTTTCCGTAGAataagagaggaagagattgaGGTGGATCACAGACTGGCCAACAACTCGTTTGACGCCAAG CGCGGCTCAAATGGAGACTGGGGCCAGAAGGCCAACGACGTCCTGAGGTACACAAAGGGAAAGTCCTTCAAACACGAAAAGACCAAGAAGAAGCGCGGCAGCTACTGCGGCGGGGCCATCTCCACAGGCATCAACTCCATCCGCTTTGACAGTGACTGA